In Saccharomycodes ludwigii strain NBRC 1722 chromosome III, whole genome shotgun sequence, one DNA window encodes the following:
- a CDS encoding TDT family transporter (similar to Saccharomyces cerevisiae YPL092W | SSU1 | Sensitive to SUlfite) yields MANTGRKKRIYSLVVSLIDEFAPFWFVTVMGTGISSSILHEFPYPAKWLRICSYIMFAICCLLFLIFQTAVFLNMYRVIYVKRLGVLKYVQRYFVSIPNNLFWGTYAMGFCTIINYMYILASNEASHSYKQSKNLIIAVYVLWWVDVTISLGTAWVITFLCWKYTHQDLLSKNLQSFLLLPIIPIVVVSSSSGQFTMSELFTQHFNRNIQLLTLVITALLWLHAIALVFLVLSVYFWNLYINGIPDIMRVFTCFLCIGPMGQGSYGVQLLSDNILKYIKKYHANTGDEREYLSVLAVGYSFKVFGLILALLLMSCGIFFTFYSFASIASYYNTIPLFNSNLNTSANENRIYHYHKGWWAMTFPLGTMALSTKEIWIQYDRVAPIGAFRVLSVIYSGLCVISTIFCLLGCLKIYVYQWIKDYNYHTTKNNRKSGNNEEQDQEAEYNVARESQNHSNTDTKSDILNFYPIITYTTANSHYHTDIEKQLTTQDSINA; encoded by the coding sequence ATGGCAAATACtgggagaaaaaaaagaatatactCATTAGTAGTCTCATTAATCGACGAATTTGCACCGTTTTGGTTTGTAACTGTCATGGGTACTGGCATTTCATCTTCTATTTTACATGAATTCCCATATCCTGCAAAATGGCTACGCATTTGTTCATACATTATGTTTGCCATATGCTGCctactttttttgattttccaAACGGCTGTGTTTCTTAATATGTATAGAGTAATCTATGTCAAGAGGCTCGGTGTCCTAAAATATGTCCAGAGATATTTTGTTAGTATCCCcaacaatttattttgggGTACTTATGCCATGGGATTTTGCacaattataaattatatgtatatattggCCAGTAATGAAGCTTCTCATAGCTACAAACAGAGTAAAAACTTAATCATCGCTGTATATGTATTATGGTGGGTTGATGTTACCATCTCCCTAGGTACTGCTTGGGTAATTACATTTTTATGTTGGAAGTATACTCACCAAGACCTACTCTccaaaaatttacaaaGCTTTTTGTTGCTACCAATAATACCCATCGTAGTTGTTAGTTCAAGCAGTGGCCAATTCACAATGTCAGAACTTTTCACCCAACACTTTAATAGAAATATCCAGTTATTAACTTTGGTCATTACTGCATTGTTATGGCTTCATGCCATCGCTTTGGTTTTCTTGGTTTTAAGTGTTTATTTCTGGAACTTATATATTAACGGCATTCCCGATATAATGAGGGTTTTTACTTGTTTTCTATGTATTGGCCCTATGGGACAAGGTAGTTATGGAGTTCAGTTGTTATCAGATaacatattaaaatatatcaaaaagTATCACGCGAATACAGGTGACGAAAGGGAATACCTCTCTGTTCTAGCTGTTGGATACAGTTTCAAAGTGTTTGGTTTAATCTTGGCTCTACTATTAATGTCCTGcggtatttttttcactttttattcttttgcGTCAATTGCCTCATATTATAACACCATTCCACTATTCAATAGCAACTTGAACACTTCAGCCAATGAAAATAGAATTTATCATTACCATAAGGGTTGGTGGGCAATGACTTTCCCCCTAGGTACTATGGCATTATCTACAAAGGAAATCTGGATTCAATACGATAGAGTTGCCCCTATTGGTGCGTTTAGAGTCTTGAGTGTGATTTACTCTGGTTTATGTGTTATTAGTACtatcttttgtttattaggatgcttaaaaatttatgttTACCAATGGATTAAAGATTACAACTATCATACAACGAAAAACAACAGAAAAAGTGGAAATAATGAAGAGCAGGATCAAGAAGCAGAGTACAATGTTGCACGTGAATCTCAAAATCACTCAAATACCGATACAAAATCagatattttaaacttttatcCTATAATAACTTACACCACTGCTAATTCTCATTACCATACAGACATAGAAAAGCAATTAACAACTCAAGACAGTATCAACGCATAg
- a CDS encoding uncharacterized protein (similar to Saccharomyces cerevisiae YPL092W | SSU1 | Sensitive to SUlfite): MIKSHKNKSIILFLSLVDNFNPYWFVTVMGTGSSSCILHDFPFPGLWLRICSYVMFGICAFLFITLQTALVINILRKVYFKRLRIPQIFYGFFIKSPTNLYWGTYSMGICSIINYIFLILKSSTNTTNYERSNTFIIGIYVLWWAGLILSLIVAWGLTILHWKFNNKNDTSFLKTPIYLLPVVSIVVICSCGAQITMSDLFIYQFNRNVQLLTLVIIAMCWLQAITMVFLVTAVYFWNLYVNGMPDMVSNTSTCFLCVGPMGQGSYGIQLLCSDVVRYIELHYLDTTTTLIAISFFKILGGILGLWLISCGLFFVIYSVSSIFLFINKTKIHNYQKSWWAMPFPLGTMALSTKELWVQYGAFIDIRAFRIISVFFAILCIGSTMLCLIGTCNHYIFKQPIRKKDYDINITIEHIICKHDEG; encoded by the coding sequence atgataaaaagtCATAAGaataaatcaataatactttttctttcattgGTTGACAACTTTAACCCATATTGGTTTGTTACTGTCATGGGAACCGGTAGTTCAAGTTGTATACTACATGATTTTCCATTCCCAGGCTTATGGTTGCGCATTTGTTCATATGTTATGTTTGGTATCTGTGCTTTCTTATTCATCACATTGCAAACAGCATtagttattaatatactgcgcaaagtttattttaaacGACTGAGAATACCCCAAATCTTTTatggtttttttattaaatccCCAACTAATTTATATTGGGGTACATATTCCATGGGAATATGCAGTATAATTAACTAcatctttttaatattaaaatcttCCACCAATACCACTAATTATGAGAGATCAAATACGTTTATTATAGGAATATACGTACTGTGGTGGGCTGGTTTGATATTATCGCTTATAGTCGCATGGGGGTTGACCATTTTACATTggaaatttaataataaaaatgacaCCAGTTTTTTGAAAACACCTATATATCTACTGCCTGTCGTATCAATTGTTGTTATCTGTTCATGTGGTGCTCAAATAACAATGTCTGATCTTTTCATTTATCAATTCAACAGAAATGTCCAGCTACTAACCTTGGTAATAATAGCCATGTGTTGGTTGCAAGCAATCACAATGGTTTTTCTAGTTACTGcagtttatttttggaatttATACGTTAATGGAATGCCTGATATGGTTTCTAATACATCCACTTGTTTCCTATGTGTTGGTCCCATGGGCCAAGGCAGTTATGGGATTCAATTGTTATGTTCTGATGTTGTCAGATATATAGAGTTGCACTATCTAGATACCACCACTACCCTTATagcaatttcttttttcaagatTCTAGGTGGCATTCTTGGTCTTTGGTTAATTTCATGCgggttattttttgttatttattcagtatcatcaatattcttatttataaataaaaccaaaattCATAACTACCAAAAAAGTTGGTGGGCAATGCCCTTTCCACTAGGGACAATGGCTTTATCCACTAAAGAACTCTGGGTTCAATATGGAGCATTTATTGACATTCGTGCATTCAGAATAAttagtgttttttttgctatATTGTGTATCGGGTCCACCATGCTGTGTTTAATTGGAACATGTAaccattatatttttaaacagCCAATACGCAAAAAAGATtatgatattaatattaccaTTGAGCATATAATTTGCAAACACGATGAGGGGTAA
- a CDS encoding phosphatase PAP2 family protein (similar to Saccharomyces cerevisiae YJL134W | LCB3 | Long-Chain Base (paralog of YKR053C | YSR3)) produces MGSGYEYKGSTNTPISLRKRSLSITEPINDITTKHLLADPGNHPPEEHFKPRMSKFRYKIREILYPFVVNELPVLNHFQKTFRCKFLDEYFVNTANLGSHTFYVLCLPIPRWIGLSRYSRDLVFILGYSIYASGYCKDLWCLPRPKSPPIIRITHSEYTTKEYGAPSSHTANATGVTLFLLYLTFVVYYDETNFATKILVSILILLYYFTLTVGRIYTGMHGLLDIESGAIIGTPVDVCPCFEDSVAFIGVIGGLDFGDWLYPHIFKSANYELPYSYGNNIKITLLRVAVGVTLVVLWKSVLSKKVVYSILKLFMKDDRKPKPKTSAASKEYQRKVLNCQEVKPFKPFPKIEIIGRYFIYAGIAVATNIVTPLAFKWLGIY; encoded by the exons ATGGGATCTGGCTATGAATATAAGGGCTCAACCAATACCCCTATCTctttaagaaaaagatcGCTTAGTATCACCGAACCCATCAATGATATAACTACAAAGCATTTATTGGCTGATCCAGGCAACCATCCACCGGAAGAACATTTTAAGCCACGTATGAGTAAATTCAGGTACAAAATCAGAGAAATATTATACCCATTTGTGGTCAATGAATTGCCTGTATTaaatcattttcaaaaaacaTTTCGTTGCAAGTTTTTAGATGAATATTTTGTCAATACAGCGAATTTAGGTTCCCATACCTTTTATGTGTTGTGTTTACCGATTCCTAGATGGATCGGATTAAGTCGTTACTCAAGAGATCTGGTTTTCATATTGGGCTATTCTATATATGCCAGCGGGTACTGCAAAGATTTATGGTGTTTGCCAAGGCCTAAAAGTCCGCCCATCATTAGAATTACACATAGCGAATATACCACTAAGGAGTATGGTGCACCATCGTCGCATACAGCCAATGCCACTGGTGTGACTTTGTTTCTGTTGTATTTAACATTTGTAGTTTATTACGACGAGACGAATTTTGCGACTAAAATTTTGGTTtcaattttgattttactttattattttacccTAACTGTTGGGCGTATTTACACTGGCATGCATGGTTTGTTAGACATTGAAAGTGGTGCTATAATTGGCACA CCCGTTGATGTTTGTCCATGCTTTGAAGATAGTGTTGCATTTATTGGGGTTATTGGCGGATTAGATTTTGGCGATTGGTTGTATCCACATATTTTTAAGAGTGCTAATTATGAATTGCCATATAGCTAtggaaataatattaaaataacgTTATTAAGAGTTGCAGTGGGTGTCACGTTAGTTGTGTTATGGAAAAGTGTACTTAGTAAAAAAGTAGTTTATTCTATCTTGAAGTTGTTTATGAAAGATGATAGAAAACCAAAGCCAAAGACCAGTGCTGCGTCTAAAGAATACCAACGCAAAGTTTTGAATTGTCAAGAAGTTAAGCCATTCAAACCATTTCCTAAGATTGAGATTATTGGAaggtattttatttatgcTGGCATAGCAGTAGCTACAAATATAGTGACACCATTAGCATTCAAATGGTTAggtatttattaa
- a CDS encoding uncharacterized protein (similar to Saccharomyces cerevisiae YJL133W | MRS3 | Mitochondrial RNA Splicing (paralog of YKR052C | MRS4)) gives MSDFGEDEIIDYESLPSSSPVSHQLMAGAFAGIMEHSIMFPIDAIKTRMQSETLGAKVNNSKAIMQRSSLLKSSIIKTIASIATTEGSMSLWRGVQSVILGAGPAHAVYFATYEIVKEKLTNKYIYNNNNNNKDQQYMAPLITGFSGMCATVAADALMNPFDTIKQRMQLVAASKEQSSPLESNEKSSKLNAQVKPKNDRMLSVASKIYKNEGFLAFYYSYPTTIAMNIPFAALNFIIYESTTKYFNPSNTYNPWIHCLCGGISGATCAAITTPLDCIKTVLQVRGSEQVTQPVFKEAATLKKAASAIYKVFGWKGFWRGLKPRVISNIPATALSWTAYECAKHFLYNNSITNNI, from the coding sequence ATGTCGGATTTTGGAGAAGATGAAATAATTGATTACGAATCGTTgccatcatcatcaccGGTATCGCACCAATTGATGGCTGGTGCATTTGCAGGTATAATGGAGCATTCTATAATGTTTCCCATCGATGcaattaaaacaagaatGCAATCAGAAACACTTGGTGCCAAAGTTAATAACAGTAAGGCTATTATGCAACGCAGCagtttattaaaatcaagTATAATTAAAACTATAGCATCCATAGCTACCACAGAAGGTTCAATGTCCTTATGGAGGGGTGTACAATCTGTTATACTTGGTGCAGGCCCAGCACACGCAGTTTATTTTGCAACTTACGAAATTgtaaaggaaaaattgaCAAATAAGtacatttataataataataataataacaaggATCAACAATATATGGCGCCTTTAATAACAGGTTTTAGTGGTATGTGTGCTACTGTTGCTGCCGATGCACTAATGAATCCATTCGATACAATTAAACAAAGAATGCAATTAGTTGCCGCATCAAAGGAACAATCCTCTCCATTGGAATCAAATGAAAAATCTTCTAAACTAAATGCTCAagtaaaaccaaaaaacgACAGAATGCTTAGTGTAGCTTccaaaatatacaaaaacgAAGGATTCTTAGCATTTTATTACTCATATCCAACTACAATTGCAATGAATATTCCATTTGCAGCactaaattttataatatatgaATCTACTACTAAATATTTCAATCCTTCAAACACATACAATCCGTGGATACACTGTTTGTGTGGTGGTATCAGTGGTGCCACTTGTGCTGCCATAACCACCCCATTAGACTGTATTAAGACTGTTTTACAAGTACGTGGTAGTGAACAAGTTACTCAACCCGTTTTTAAAGAAGCGGCTACTTTAAAGAAGGCTGCAAGTGCCATATACAAAGTTTTTGGTTGGAAAGGTTTTTGGAGAGGTTTAAAACCAAGAGTTATTAGTAATATCCCGGCCACTGCTCTTTCATGGACTGCTTATGAATGTgcaaaacattttttatataataattcaatTACTAACAACATTTGA
- the HFL1 gene encoding Hfl1p (similar to Saccharomyces cerevisiae YKR051W | putative protein of unknown function) has translation MSTLGPTPNILPNFVYYACTIASTLSLLISLYSIIQQLLNYRKPQEQRLIIRIQFMVPIFCVTCWFSSCLPSSGGLISTKIAKLWISPIQEFYESFVIYTFFSLLTLILGGERKIMLDLAWDKPLIRHPIFILGKLLPPIDISDPKAFLNIKRGILQYVWFKPFYCLGMLIVELASGTDTSNKTAEWCVFLKNYLIIFYNISASLSLYDLALFWKCLYGDLAAHNPWPKFLCVKLIIFASYWQGTLIGILNHFGFWNGNDIDGTEDIGFVYQNAILCIEMIGFSVGHLIAFSFSPYTYKAMPNCGRMKFKFAVRDCFGIGDLAYDFKTTFLGKIYNYKNFDSIENVRLMRNNSHSSNRLRNARVTEGLRVINGGRDRYWIDTKNNSRIDNNRSSVLSLVGDQQQKLLYASNHQGYDSICSIESSTIRTDTGSNIGSEDLITTQSDMIHQNLNSIESEPLVDILEGVDSKYVPQDPNYPVTWDVKGYKYTTDIERLRDSLVSR, from the coding sequence atgtcAACACTGGGACCAACACCTAACATACTTCCCaactttgtttattatgCATGTACCATAGCATCAACCTTAAGTTTATTAATTTCGCTTTACTCAATAATTCAACAATTATTGAACTATCGGAAACCTCAAGAACAAAGATTGATTATTAGAATACAATTTATGGTGCCAATTTTTTGTGTAACTTGTTGGTTCTCATCATGTCTACCCTCTTCGGGAGGATTGATTTCCACAAAAATTGCCAAATTATGGATATCGCCCATACAAGAGTTTTATGAATCCTTtgtaatatatacattCTTCTCTTTATTAACACTAATATTGGGCGGAGAGAGGAAAATCATGCTAGATTTGGCTTGGGATAAACCTTTAATACGACATccgatttttattttgggaAAATTATTGCCACCGATTGATATATCAGATCCCAAAGCCTTTCTAAATATCAAAAGGGGAATATTACAATATGTTTGGTTTAAGcctttttattgtttagGGATGCTAATTGTGGAACTTGCTAGTGGTACGGACACTAGTAATAAGACAGCTGAATGGTGtgtgtttttaaaaaattatttgattatattttataacatATCTGCATCACTATCTTTATATGACTTGGCATTATTTTGGAAATGCTTATATGGTGATTTGGCCGCACATAACCCATGGCCCAAATTTTTGTGTGTCAAgttgattatttttgctTCTTATTGGCAAGGAACACTAATTGGAATATTAAACCATTTTGGATTTTGGAATGGTAATGATATTGATGGTACCGAAGATATTGGGTTTGTATATCAGAATGCCATCTTATGTATTGAAATGATTGGATTTTCTGTAGGCCATTTAATAGCTTTCAGTTTTTCTCCATACACCTACAAAGCAATGCCTAATTGCGGTAGAAtgaaatttaaatttgcaGTTAGGGATTGCTTTGGGATAGGAGATTTGGCATACGATTTTAAAACTACTTTTTTAgggaaaatatataattataaaaacttTGATTCCATTGAAAACGTTAGGTTAATGAGAAACAATAGCCATTCAAGCAATAGGTTGAGAAACGCAAGAGTTACTGAGGGATTGAGAGTGATTAACGGCGGAAGAGATAGATATTGGATTGATACGAAGAATAACAGCCGTATCGACAACAATCGTTCATCTGTTTTATCGCTAGTAGGAgaccaacaacaaaaactaTTATATGCGAGCAACCATCAGGGATATGATAGTATATGTTCGATTGAAAGTAGTACTATAAGAACGGATACGGGAAGTAATATTGGTAGTGAAGATCTCATTACTACTCAAAGCGACATGATCCATCAAAACCTTAATAGCATAGAAAGCGAACCATTAGTTGATATCTTAGAGGGAGTAGATTCGAAATATGTGCCTCAAGATCCAAATTATCCAGTAACTTGGGATGTAAAAGGGTATAAGTATACAACAGATATAGAAAGATTAAGAGATTCTTTAGTGAGTAGATAG